From Pelosinus fermentans DSM 17108, the proteins below share one genomic window:
- a CDS encoding ABC transporter ATP-binding protein yields the protein MYAVELMNLTRKFGDFTAVNDVTLQVKAGSIYGFLGPNGSGKSTTIRMLCGLLEPTSGRGSVLGFDIAKDSEMIKQKIGYMSQKFSLYDDLTVIENLQFYGGMYSLSGSQGKVRIEEMLNLAGLKDRQDELVANLSGGWKQRLALGCSILHKPSILFLDEPTGGVDPKSRRMFWDIIYDLALQGTTVMVTTHFMDEAEHCDEIGFIFEGNLVASSSPAYLKQTIPGTLIRIPTDDPMGLLETLEGSTLPYLDIYCSGTSLHLLMETEKLAHITDFHYEKITPALEDVFVYLVKSHRKE from the coding sequence ATGTATGCTGTGGAGCTTATGAATCTTACCCGTAAATTTGGCGACTTTACTGCTGTAAATGATGTGACTCTGCAAGTTAAAGCAGGCTCCATTTATGGTTTTCTGGGGCCTAATGGATCGGGCAAGTCTACCACAATTCGTATGTTATGTGGTTTATTAGAACCGACTTCCGGCAGGGGCAGCGTATTAGGCTTTGATATCGCCAAAGATAGTGAGATGATTAAACAAAAAATTGGTTATATGTCTCAAAAATTTAGCTTATATGATGATTTAACGGTAATAGAGAATCTACAATTCTATGGGGGAATGTACAGTTTATCCGGCAGCCAGGGGAAAGTAAGAATTGAAGAAATGCTCAATTTGGCTGGCTTAAAGGACCGCCAAGATGAATTAGTCGCCAACCTTTCAGGTGGATGGAAGCAGCGTCTGGCATTAGGCTGTTCTATTCTTCATAAGCCTTCTATTTTGTTTTTGGATGAACCCACTGGCGGCGTAGATCCTAAATCCCGTCGTATGTTCTGGGATATTATCTATGACCTAGCCTTACAAGGTACTACGGTGATGGTGACCACGCACTTTATGGATGAGGCAGAACATTGTGACGAAATTGGCTTTATTTTCGAAGGTAACCTGGTAGCCAGCAGTTCGCCGGCTTATTTAAAACAGACCATTCCTGGCACGCTGATTAGAATTCCTACAGATGATCCTATGGGATTGTTAGAAACTCTTGAAGGAAGTACACTTCCTTATCTTGATATCTATTGTTCAGGTACTAGTTTGCATCTTTTGATGGAGACTGAGAAGTTAGCGCACATTACAGACTTTCATTATGAAAAGATAACTCCGGCCTTGGAAGATGTATTCGTTTATCTTGTGAAATCTCATCGAAAGGAGTGA
- a CDS encoding ABC transporter ATP-binding protein, translated as MIKLEHVSKNYGRVLGVNDVSLEINQGEIFGLVGPDGAGKTTLIRMIAGILSPTAGAMRVLGAANPEIIKQYLGYVPQKFSLYGELTVQENIFLLGSLYGQDKEEIEERANQILDFTKLLPFKERLADHLSGGMKQKLALAAGLMHRPKIFLLDEPTTGVDPVSRREFWQMLYRLNKEGTTIIVSTPYMDEAELCSRVAFMHNGKVADCNSPQGLRQGYPYQVLELSVKGLNIKRYLAIPSVMECNKFGDKYHVIVKDGAALEEVKLTLGAAGLMIEALKEIPPTLEDVFVALASEVF; from the coding sequence ATGATCAAGCTTGAGCACGTAAGTAAAAACTATGGCAGGGTATTGGGGGTAAATGATGTTTCCTTGGAAATTAACCAGGGCGAAATTTTTGGTTTAGTAGGACCGGATGGTGCCGGAAAAACGACTTTGATCCGTATGATTGCAGGTATTCTTTCACCAACTGCGGGAGCAATGAGAGTACTGGGGGCTGCGAATCCAGAGATCATAAAACAATATCTAGGCTATGTTCCGCAAAAATTTAGTTTATATGGTGAATTGACGGTTCAGGAAAATATTTTTTTACTTGGTTCCTTATATGGCCAGGATAAAGAGGAAATTGAAGAACGTGCCAATCAGATCCTTGATTTTACAAAACTACTGCCATTTAAAGAACGCTTAGCAGATCATCTGTCAGGAGGGATGAAGCAAAAACTTGCCTTGGCCGCAGGACTTATGCATCGCCCTAAAATTTTCTTGCTTGATGAGCCCACTACTGGCGTTGATCCTGTTTCTCGTCGAGAGTTTTGGCAGATGTTATATCGCCTTAATAAAGAAGGTACGACCATCATCGTATCAACACCGTATATGGATGAAGCAGAGCTTTGCAGTCGTGTGGCTTTTATGCACAATGGAAAAGTGGCTGACTGCAATTCACCCCAAGGTTTACGTCAAGGCTATCCTTACCAGGTATTGGAATTAAGTGTTAAGGGCCTGAACATCAAGAGATATTTAGCAATTCCTTCGGTTATGGAGTGCAATAAGTTTGGTGATAAATACCATGTGATTGTAAAAGATGGTGCAGCTTTGGAAGAAGTAAAACTTACATTAGGAGCTGCGGGATTGATGATTGAAGCTCTTAAAGAGATTCCTCCTACCTTAGAAGATGTCTTTGTTGCATTAGCAAGTGAGGTGTTTTAA
- a CDS encoding HlyD family secretion protein has product MNKKVIAILLFFFLLAAGAGYKLFLKKEKGITATGTIEVTLADVVPKTNGYLSQLTIQVGDKVEGGQMIAHIHKPELEAQLLADQSALAKAKAQLTDLVKGPRRDEIEQANANLAAAQSLYQKAQGDLERYRALYSTGAIAAQQIEAIQSSYDVAYNSLLSAQAQQRLLLEGNRPDLIEAQRMETERYQAIIAVTKANLGDRDVVSPLTGVVLNKNYQNGEYVSPGSAIATIGDLNDCWVKIYISSEQLGLIRLGQSVDVKIDAYPDRVFAGTIKEISQNAEFTPRQSVTQQERANLVFYVKVKIDNSEGILKPGMPADVVIQ; this is encoded by the coding sequence ATGAATAAGAAAGTCATTGCTATTTTGCTGTTTTTCTTTCTATTGGCAGCAGGGGCCGGTTATAAGCTGTTTCTTAAAAAGGAAAAAGGCATTACGGCGACTGGTACTATTGAAGTGACTCTTGCAGATGTTGTACCTAAGACGAATGGTTACCTGTCGCAGCTGACCATTCAAGTTGGTGATAAGGTAGAGGGGGGACAAATGATTGCTCATATTCATAAACCGGAGCTGGAAGCCCAGCTCTTAGCAGATCAGTCAGCACTGGCAAAGGCAAAAGCACAATTAACGGATCTGGTAAAAGGCCCTAGAAGGGATGAAATAGAGCAAGCCAATGCAAATTTAGCAGCAGCTCAATCACTTTATCAGAAAGCACAAGGTGATTTGGAGCGCTATCGTGCTCTTTATAGTACAGGCGCCATTGCTGCTCAACAGATTGAGGCCATTCAGTCTAGTTATGATGTAGCTTATAATTCATTGCTTTCCGCCCAAGCTCAGCAGCGTTTATTGCTGGAGGGCAATCGTCCGGATCTGATTGAAGCCCAGAGGATGGAGACCGAGCGGTACCAGGCAATCATTGCTGTCACTAAGGCAAATCTAGGAGACCGAGATGTTGTCAGCCCTCTTACAGGTGTAGTGTTAAACAAGAATTATCAAAATGGTGAATATGTCAGTCCTGGGTCGGCAATTGCAACCATTGGTGATTTGAACGATTGCTGGGTTAAAATCTATATTTCTTCGGAACAGTTGGGGCTCATTCGGCTTGGCCAGTCTGTTGATGTTAAGATTGATGCGTATCCTGATCGAGTATTTGCCGGTACTATCAAAGAAATCAGCCAGAATGCGGAATTTACTCCCAGACAGAGTGTAACCCAGCAGGAAAGAGCAAATCTGGTTTTTTATGTAAAAGTGAAAATTGATAATTCAGAGGGAATTTTAAAGCCTGGTATGCCTGCAGATGTGGTAATCCAATGA
- a CDS encoding TetR family transcriptional regulator: MKKDAQVKLIETATLLFAQKGFNAVSIRELARTANVNSALISYYFGGKEGLYQEVLEEQFILIAQMLRRLEESPPSSPTEAIITYANNISAIHEQRPYLTRFILSELMNPTPCCEAVVKKYISCIFGFLHTTFEEGVAKGEFKPDLDHDFATVSLAGIMNFFFIAKPIFQGFTSSSEKTGEEYTAQALDTFLNGILRRKDHE; the protein is encoded by the coding sequence ATGAAAAAAGATGCTCAGGTCAAGCTAATTGAAACAGCTACGCTGCTTTTTGCGCAAAAAGGGTTTAATGCTGTATCAATACGTGAGTTAGCGCGGACTGCCAATGTCAATAGTGCCCTTATTTCTTATTATTTCGGAGGTAAGGAGGGACTGTATCAAGAGGTATTAGAGGAGCAGTTTATCTTAATTGCTCAGATGTTAAGAAGACTTGAAGAAAGCCCTCCTTCATCTCCCACAGAGGCAATTATCACGTATGCAAACAATATTTCGGCTATACATGAGCAGCGTCCATATTTAACTCGTTTTATTTTGAGTGAGCTTATGAATCCGACTCCTTGCTGCGAGGCTGTAGTCAAAAAATATATTTCGTGTATATTCGGTTTTCTTCATACTACTTTTGAGGAAGGCGTTGCCAAAGGTGAATTTAAACCAGATTTAGATCATGATTTTGCAACTGTATCCTTAGCAGGGATTATGAATTTTTTCTTTATTGCCAAGCCTATTTTTCAAGGATTTACCTCTTCATCAGAAAAAACGGGAGAAGAATATACTGCCCAGGCTCTCGATACGTTTTTAAATGGCATTTTAAGGAGGAAAGACCATGAATAA